The following is a genomic window from Pseudomonas lurida.
AAATGCGCATCGAGTGCCGCCTGATCCTTGAATGCTTCACGCATATAGAATGTTCCAGGGGCGTCACGTAGTTCAAACAGCACATAGTCAAGGTTACCCGGCTCGGTGCGAGTGGGTTTAACCAGTGCCAATAGTCCTTGCTTTAGCGCCTCCTGCTTGCCTGGTTTAGCCTTGAGCACGGCGATGGATATCAAAGGTTTTTGCACGAACGTAGCTCCGCCAGAAGAAAGAGTGGAGGTTTGGCTTTCGCATCCTATGGCCGACGACGCCAGCAGGACCAATCCCGTTAATATGATCAGAATCTTCACACAAAGCCTTCCAGAACAACCTTGCCATGTGCTTTGT
Proteins encoded in this region:
- a CDS encoding putative quinol monooxygenase; this translates as MQKPLISIAVLKAKPGKQEALKQGLLALVKPTRTEPGNLDYVLFELRDAPGTFYMREAFKDQAALDAHFATPYFKQFATTADDLLSEPLQLIFLEQVSN